From a single Anas acuta chromosome 16, bAnaAcu1.1, whole genome shotgun sequence genomic region:
- the OSER1 gene encoding oxidative stress-responsive serine-rich protein 1: MKTEAKDGEEESLQTAFKKLRVDAAGSTASLPVGEGTSPRTVVRTAADENKPKNVCTSKETWHGPVKKPSRGVVRTQRRRRSKSPILHPPKFVHCSTKSHSTCSQVVHKSQIDAPDDGTGFGMPIPKETCAHERCCIAPDVGQKGDDVDCSGTSVLRSTSENKQENSPTAMSLESKAGPETTQLSDFQSVSKLNKNKPCACADKACQCKRWQDMEVYKFSGLQNAFPLAPDRITVAEDHSQTLPSRTPSSSPRSCSEQARAFVDDVTIEDLSGYMEYYLYIPKKMSHMAEMMYT, encoded by the exons atgaaaacagaagctaaggatggagaagaggaaagCCTGCAGACAGCGTTCAAAAAGCTAAGAGTTGACGCGGCTGG ATCTACTGCTTCTCTTCCTGTTGGTGAGGGGACAAGTCCAAGAACAGTAGTTAGAACAGCAGCAGATGAAAACAAGCCTAAGAATGTGTGTACTTCTAAGGAAACCTGGCATGG GCCTGTGAAGAAGCCTTCAAGAGGAGTTGTGAGAACCCAGCGTCGCAGGCGTTCCAAATCCCCAATTCTCCATCCTCCAAAGTTTGTCCATTGCAGCACAAAATCACATTCCACGTGCAGCCAAGTAGTGCACAAGAGCCAGATTGATGCCCCAGATGACGGCACAGGGTTTGGGATGCCAATCCCAAAGGAAACTTGTGCACATGAACGATGCTGTATTGCTCCAGATGTTGGCCAGAAGGGAGATGATGTTGATTGTTCGGGAACTTCTGTTTTGCGGTCTACATCAgagaacaaacaggaaaactCTCCCACCGCCATGTCTCTAGAATCCAAAGCAGGCCCAGAGACTACGCAGCTCTCTGACTTTCAATCTGTGTCCAAGCTGAACAAGAATAAGCCATGTGCCTGTGCAGATAAAGCCTGTCAGTGTAAACGATGGCAAGATATGGAAGTGTACAAATTCTCTGGCTTGCAGAACGCTTTCCCATTGGCACCTGATAGAATAACAGTTGCTGAGGATCACTCTCAAACTTTGCCATCAAGAACTCCATCAAGTTCTCCACGATCTTGCTCTGAGCAAGCCAGGGCCTTTGTGGATGATGTGACTATTGAAGATCTTTCGGGATACATGGAGTATTACTTGTATATTCCAAAGAAAATGTCTCACATGGCAGAAATGATGTACACCTGA